In one window of Mercurialis annua linkage group LG4, ddMerAnnu1.2, whole genome shotgun sequence DNA:
- the LOC126678898 gene encoding pectinesterase 31, which yields MASRVLTVAQDGSGDYITVQEAIDAVPLSNTCRTVIRVAPGIYKQPIYVPKTKNFITLAGLTPEETVLTWNNSATTIDHHQASRVIGTGTFGCGSVIVEGEDFIAENLTFENSSPEGSGQAVAIRVTADRCAFYNCRFLGWQDTLYLHYGKQYLKDCYIEGSVDFIFGNSTALLEHCHIHCKSAGYITAQSRKSSQESTGYVFLRCVITGNGGNSYAYLGRPWGPFGRVVFAYTYMDQCVKHVGWNNWGKAENERSACFYEYRCYGPGSCPSKRATWSRELIDEEAEQFVAHYFIDPDQQRPWLAQRMALRIPHSA from the exons ATGGCGAGTAGAGTGCTGACGGTGGCCCAAGATGGCTCCGGCGACTACATAACGGTGCAAGAAGCAATAGACGCAGTGCCGCTCAGCAACACTTGCCGTACAGTGATCCGTGTAGCTCCTGGAATATACAAGCAACCAATTTATGTACCCAAAACAAAGAATTTCATCACTCTTGCTGGTTTAACACCTGAGGAAACTGTTCTTACCTGGAATAATTCCGCCACCACAATTGATCATCACCAG GCTTCTAGAGTAATTGGAACTGGGACTTTTGGATGTGGGAGTGTGATCGTTGAAGGGGAGGATTTTATTGCTGAGAATCTTACTTTTGAGAACTCTTCTCCTGAG GGTTCAGGTCAAGCTGTGGCAATCAGGGTGACAGCTGATAGGTGTGCGTTCTATAATTGTAGGTTTCTCGGGTGGCAG GATACACTATATTTGCACTATGGAAAACAGTATCTGAAGGATTGCTATATTGAAGGAAGTGTGGATTTCATTTTTGGTAACAGCACTGCGCTCCTGGAACATTGTCATATCCACTGCAAGTCAGCTGGTTATATCACTGCACAGAGCAGAAAATCTTCTCAGGAGTCAACCGGTTATGTGTTCTTGAG ATGTGTGATCACTGGTAATGGAGGGAATTCATATGCATATCTCGGTCGTCCATGGGGACCCTTCGGAAGGGTGGTCTTTGCATACACATATATGGATCAATGCGTCAAGCATGTGGGCTGGAATAACTGGGGCAAAGCTGAGAATGAGAGAAGTGCTTGCTTTTATGAGTACAG GTGTTATGGACCTGGCAGCTGCCCGTCAAAACGCGCGACATGGTCCAGAGAACTGATTGACGAAGAAGCAGAACAATTCGTCGCTCATTATTTTATTGACCCTGATCAACAAAGACCGTGGCTTGCCCAAAGAATGGCCCTGCGGATACCACATTCCGCATAG
- the LOC126676418 gene encoding uncharacterized protein LOC126676418 → MGEIATNSFASCHQLFLGGQYNCGTWKRKLKIQDWQCHFSLYATKSKRGSLKIKNQMAINSATYSSRISTDIPLYEAPGASFDSYLEDRPRVFKAMFPDKQRSEQLNQEEWRIQMLPISFLFLTVWPVVDMRLRCKSGGKDYPSQVPIKINKVLELDIIRWQLQGIDNVIDPSHFSLGVKGLLYADRLGARTRLKGQLEMNISFVLPPVLALIPEDVRKNIAESVLTGLVQNMKHKVNGSLLADYSEFKRQTTAKNLK, encoded by the exons ATGGGTGAAATTGCAACAAATTCTTTTGCTTCATGCCATCAACTTTTTCTTGGTGGGCAGTACAattgcgggacatggaaaagAAAGCTAAAGATTCAAGATTGGCAATGCCATTTTTCTTTGTATGCTACAAAATCAAAAAGGGGATCGTTGAAGATCAAGAATCAAATGGCAATAAATTCGGCTACTTACTCTTCAAGAATCTCTACTGATATTCCACTCTATGAGGCTCCTGGG GCTTCGTTTGATAGTTATTTAGAGGATAGGCCCAGAGTTTTCAAAGCAATGTTTCCTGATAAACAAAGGAGTGAACAACTTAATcag GAAGAGTGGAGAATTCAGATGTTACCCATTAGTTTCTTATTTCTTACAGTCTGGCCAGTAGTAGACATGAGATTGAGATGTAAATCAGGAGGCAAAGATTACCCATCACAAGTTCCAATTAAAATCAACAAAGTTCTCGAGCTTGACATT ATAAGATGGCAACTTCAAGGGATTGATAATGTTATTGATCCATCTCATTTTTCACTTGGAGTAAAAGGGCTATTATATGCTGATAGACTCGGAGCTCGAACCCGCCTTAAAGGTCAACTAGAGATGAACATCAGCTTTGTTCTTCCTCCGGTGCTCGCTCTGATTCCGGAAGATGTTCGTAAGAACATTGCTGAGTCG GTTTTAACAGGATTGGTGCAGAACATGAAACACAAAGTTAATGGTAGCTTGCTTGCAGATTATAGTGAATTCAAGCGGCAGACAACGGCTAAGAATTTGAAATGA
- the LOC126679397 gene encoding pentatricopeptide repeat-containing protein At5g15340, mitochondrial: MICSTYLTLPLQPRYFRSLLRSCARQSALSVGQQLHAIILTSVVSENTFLFNALLHLYAQCGITRNAHYLFDQIPNSHKDTADWTSLLSCLTKNSPSPENAFSFFKEMRKQGVVLDDVALVCVFSLCARVCDSEMGRQAHGCLVKMGLGFNVNANNAGINMYVKCRLMSEARRVFSEMDERNVVTWSVLLEGVVNLEGVENGREVFDQMPERNEVGWTVMIAGYVGGGFCKEAFWLLSEMVLGLRLELNYVTLCSILSACAQSGDVAMGIWVHVYALKIMGREMGIMVGTALVDMYAKCGRITKACEVFRFMPKRNVVTWNAILGGLAMHGKGKLVLDLFPKMIEETRPDDLTFMAVLSAFSHSGLVDQGCHYFYNLESKYGITPKIEHYACMVDLLGRAGRFEEAELLIKQMPMPPNEVVLGSLLGSCNVHGKPELGERVMQDLLQMDPNNTKYHILLSNLHASSGKQGKANYLRQELQNKGIKKMPGMSSIHVNGQLHQFGSGDKSHSRTDEIYVMLDDMIRRLRLAGYIPNINCQVFSACGNTEELEEKEQALFSHSEKLALCFGLMSTRPGSSLYIFKNLRICKDCHSAMKIASEIYNREIVVRDRSRFHCFKQGSCSCSDYW; encoded by the coding sequence ATGATATGTTCGACCTACCTCACTCTCCCACTGCAACCGCGATATTTTCGCTCTCTTCTCCGCTCATGCGCGCGCCAATCCGCCCTCTCCGTCGGCCAACAGCTCCATGCCATTATTCTCACCTCCGTCGTCTCCGAAAATACCTTCCTTTTCAATGCCCTCCTTCACTTGTATGCCCAGTGTGGTATTACCCGTAATGCACACTACCTGTTCGATCAAATTCCCAACTCACACAAAGACACTGCTGATTGGACCTCCCTTCTGTCCTGCCTTACCAAAAACTCCCCCAGCCCAGAAAatgctttttctttttttaaagaaatgcGCAAGCAAGGGGTTGTGCTTGATGATGTGGCATTAGTTTGCGTGTTTAGCTTGTGTGCACGGGTATGCGATTCAGAGATGGGGAGGCAAGCGCATGGATGTTTGGTGAAAATGGGTTTAGGGTTTAACGTTAACGCGAATAATGCGGGGATAAATATGTATGTTAAATGTCGGTTAATGAGCGAGGCGAGAAGAGTGTTTAGTGAGATGGACGAGCGAAATGTAGTCACATGGAGTGTGTTATTAGAGGGAGTGGTGAATTTGGAAGGAGTGGAGAATGGGAGGGAAGTGTTTGATCAAATGCCTGAGAGAAATGAGGTTGGGTGGACTGTTATGATTGCTGGTTATGTGGGAGGTGGGTTTTGTAAAGAGGCGTTTTGGCTTTTATCCGAGATGGTTTTGGGGTTAAGATTGGAGTTAAATTATGTGACACTCTGTTCGATTTTATCGGCTTGTGCACAGTCTGGGGATGTGGCGATGGGGATATGGGTTCATGTTTATGCCTTGAAAATAATGGGAAGGGAGATGGGTATAATGGTGGGAACAGCTTTGGTGGATATGTATGCGAAATGTGGTCGAATAACCAAGGCATGTGAAGTTTTCAGGTTCATGCCGAAAAGGAATGTAGTGACTTGGAATGCAATTCTTGGTGGTTTGGCAATGCATGGAAAGGGTAAACTTGTGCTGGATCTATTTCCGAAGATGATTGAAGAGACCAGGCCTGATGATTTGACCTTCATGGCTGTGCTAAGTGCTTTCAGCCACTCTGGTTTGGTTGATCAAGGTTGCCATTATTTTTATAACCTTGAATCTAAGTATGGTATAACACCTAAAATCGAACACTATGCATGCATGGTGGATCTTCTGGGTCGAGCTGGCCGTTTTGAAGAAGCTGAACTGTTGATAAAGCAGATGCCAATGCCTCCTAATGAAGTTGTTCTAGGATCTCTTCTGGGTTCTTGCAATGTGCACGGAAAGCCAGAGCTTGGCGAGCGGGTTATGCAGGATCTACTTCAGATGGATCCGAACAATACTAAGTACCATATATTACTCTCGAACTTGCATGCTTCATCAGGAAAGCAGGGCAAAGCTAATTACCTTCGGCAGGAACTTCAAAACAAGGGTATCAAAAAAATGCCAGGAATGAGTTCTATCCATGTGAATGGCCAACTTCACCAATTCGGCTCAGGCGATAAATCACATTCACGAACAGATGAAATTTATGTGATGCTTGACGATATGATACGGAGATTGAGATTAGCTGGTTATATCCCAAATATAAACTGCCAAGTTTTCTCTGCTTGTGGTAACACAGAGGAACTGGAGGAGAAGGAACAGGCATTATTTTCCCACAGTGAGAAGCTAGCATTGTGTTTCGGGCTCATGAGCACAAGACCTGGGTCGTCTCTGTACATATTCAAGAATCTTCGCATATGCAAAGATTGTCATTCTGCTATGAAAATTGCTTCTGAGATTTATAATCGAGAAATTGTAGTGAGGGATCGGAGTCGTTTTCATTGTTTCAAGCAGGGTTCATGTTCTTGTTCTGATTATTGGTGA
- the LOC126679398 gene encoding vesicle transport v-SNARE 13 codes for MSEVFEGYERQYCELSANLSRKCTSSGSLDGEQKKQRLSEVKAGLEDAESLIRKMDLEARSLQPNVKAVLLAKLREYKSDLNNLKSEVKRIASGSLNSAARDELLESGMADTLTASADQRSRLMMSTGRLNHTSDRIKDSRKTMLETEELGVSILHDLNQQRQSLLHAHNTLHGVDDNIGKSKKVLSGMARRMNRNKWTIGAVIAVLVIAIGLILFFKLK; via the exons ATGAGTGAAGTTTTTGAAGGCTATGAACGCCAATACTGCGAGCTCTCCGCTAATCTCTCTAGAAAGTGTACTTCATCCGGTTCTCTCGATGGAG AGCAAAAGAAGCAAAGGCTTTCTGAAGTTAAAGCTGGGTTGGAGGATGCTGAATCTTTG ATTCGCAAAATGGACCTTGAAGCTAGAAGTTTACAGCCTAATGTGAAGGCTGTTCTTCTGGCCAAGTTGAGGGAATATAAGTCCGATCTCAACAATTTGAAGAGTGAAGTTAAAAGAATTGCTTCTGGTAGTTTAAATTCAGCTGCTCGTGACGAGCTTTTGGAATCTGGAATGGCTGATACCCTGACA GCCTCAGCAGATCAAAGATCAAGATTAATGATGTCTACAGGAAGATTAAATCATACCAGTGACAGAATTAAGGACAGTAGAAAAACAATGCTGGAAACTGAAGAGCTTGGTGTTTCGATTCTCCACGATTTGAATCAGCAACGACAGTCTCTCTTACATGCCCATAACACG CTCCATGGAGTAGATGACAATATTGGCAAGAGCAAGAAAGTGTTGAGTGGCATGGCAAGGAGGATGAACAGGAACAAATGGACTATTGGAGCTGTTATTGCAGTGCTTGTTATTGCTATCGGATTAATCTTATTCTTCaaactcaaataa